From the Thermovirga lienii DSM 17291 genome, one window contains:
- a CDS encoding hypothetical protein (KEGG: kol:Kole_1926 hydrolase of HD superfamily-like protein~SPTR: Transcriptional regulator, GntR family): MCLKGVEGMARSLISALKRLMSMQRWNFLPRIETWTEAENAAYVAHLGYAIARQMGENDKFIDHLILRALLQSFTKFEISDIPRHTIESLENIPVKDKKRGENYYETLRNEAAHKIAPLFPRPIGNELLPYMKAKLRLDSEEPEIIERVDNLFNYCKRKAALEECITNKKVYESAYITREKEIQKSISEIPNYEEYDRIVESHKEYFLTVRNLKYLIRWNRIKRTLESSVLAHTYVVTLLAAVYSLYEEKMFAPIYELEIFKSGKFHIESVLLSLFHDILESLTGDVISPVKQKINELAAPNEEAPLWDMVEDKQRKVIKETMPLKVKEDVEAKGLLNELSMAKAFSVSSFTKQCDMLALVIECILELENNPAIPEMQTTAANYLEKLKTSEWFSLRQLAQEISMEYGEVVK; encoded by the coding sequence ATGTGCCTGAAAGGGGTTGAGGGCATGGCAAGAAGCCTGATTTCAGCGTTAAAAAGGTTAATGAGCATGCAGCGATGGAACTTCCTGCCCCGCATAGAGACATGGACCGAGGCAGAGAATGCAGCATACGTTGCCCACCTGGGTTACGCGATAGCCCGCCAGATGGGCGAAAATGACAAGTTCATCGATCACCTCATCTTGCGTGCACTGCTTCAGTCTTTCACCAAGTTCGAAATATCGGACATTCCAAGACACACCATAGAATCCCTTGAGAACATACCAGTTAAGGACAAGAAGCGGGGCGAAAATTACTACGAAACCCTCAGAAACGAAGCAGCACATAAAATCGCACCTCTCTTCCCAAGGCCTATTGGTAACGAACTTTTGCCATACATGAAAGCAAAGCTTCGTCTGGACAGTGAAGAGCCAGAAATCATTGAGCGCGTAGACAACCTCTTCAATTACTGCAAAAGAAAGGCCGCCCTGGAAGAATGCATTACGAACAAAAAAGTATACGAGAGTGCTTACATTACACGGGAAAAAGAGATCCAAAAAAGTATAAGCGAGATCCCAAATTATGAAGAATACGACAGAATAGTCGAAAGCCACAAGGAATATTTCCTGACCGTGCGGAACCTTAAATACCTGATCCGATGGAACCGAATCAAGCGTACCTTAGAAAGCAGCGTCCTTGCCCACACCTATGTGGTGACCCTTTTGGCTGCAGTCTATTCTTTATACGAGGAAAAGATGTTTGCTCCAATATATGAATTAGAGATATTCAAAAGCGGGAAATTCCATATTGAATCTGTATTGCTATCTCTATTCCACGATATACTGGAGAGCTTAACAGGGGACGTAATATCCCCGGTGAAGCAAAAAATCAACGAACTTGCGGCACCAAACGAAGAGGCTCCATTGTGGGACATGGTGGAAGACAAGCAGAGAAAGGTCATCAAGGAAACCATGCCCCTAAAGGTAAAAGAAGACGTCGAAGCAAAAGGACTTTTGAATGAGTTGAGCATGGCGAAAGCTTTCTCTGTCAGCTCTTTTACCAAACAATGCGACATGTTGGCCCTGGTTATAGAGTGCATTCTCGAGCTAGAAAATAACCCTGCCATTCCCGAGATGCAAACTACTGCCGCTAACTACCTGGAAAAACTAAAAACATCAGAATGGTTTTCCCTACGACAGCTGGCCCAGGAAATAAGCATGGAATATGGAGAAGTAGTGAAGTGA
- a CDS encoding response regulator receiver protein (PFAM: GGDEF domain~KEGG: tai:Taci_0166 response regulator receiver protein~SPTR: Response regulator receiver protein), which produces MTERDIKFVRFTLAETPCLNRYDTLRDVSSLEELGKTLEEADAFIIDGAEPVEMALKASCMIRSNPSSCAKPLFTTSPLPARISALCDGTVSSIDEVTMKALQILNRLNEVNQEAQKESPDFRLLAYLYARPNTEIEPLLEPFTPNAYTYPLASCLSDDPSMGEEWIMFLKQKGLLEFGELKDRIRLCPRCKTSHLNYIDICPNCRSIDIVKKEFIHCFTCGRVGPVEDFLLEDHLRCPFCHTRLRHLGEDYDHPAESYSCNDCGHRFIDPEVVVDCFNCRTRSETDELVVKNIYGFRITDKGRTSARVGTMEEIYSLFDHLNYMTPQHFSKLIDWLLELHRRYPEDNFSIVGIYIANLPEVSLKIGREKTLALANEIARRLRQLIRGTDVSTRTSVNNLWLLLPKTDKRGAKILSERIKNLESLIEINYEGTLEFRVALFSTPDDLMDGDDAGRILSRLSGVLGND; this is translated from the coding sequence ATGACCGAAAGGGACATAAAATTTGTTCGCTTTACCTTGGCGGAAACCCCCTGCCTCAACAGGTATGACACCCTAAGAGATGTAAGCTCCCTGGAAGAGCTGGGAAAGACCCTAGAAGAGGCTGACGCCTTCATTATAGACGGCGCCGAGCCTGTAGAAATGGCACTCAAAGCCTCATGCATGATACGAAGCAACCCTTCATCGTGCGCCAAGCCGTTATTTACGACTTCTCCGCTTCCTGCTAGGATATCGGCCCTGTGCGACGGTACGGTCTCCTCCATAGATGAAGTAACAATGAAGGCTCTTCAAATTTTAAACCGCCTGAACGAGGTAAACCAGGAGGCTCAAAAGGAGAGCCCAGATTTTCGCCTGTTGGCATATTTATATGCAAGACCTAACACGGAGATAGAGCCTCTACTTGAACCCTTTACCCCCAATGCCTACACATATCCTCTGGCGTCCTGTCTAAGCGATGACCCTTCTATGGGGGAAGAATGGATAATGTTTTTAAAACAAAAGGGTTTGTTGGAGTTCGGGGAGCTTAAAGACCGCATAAGGCTGTGCCCAAGGTGCAAAACGTCTCACTTGAACTACATAGACATATGTCCCAACTGCCGCAGCATAGATATAGTCAAAAAGGAATTCATCCACTGTTTTACCTGCGGAAGGGTTGGACCTGTAGAAGACTTCTTGCTAGAAGACCACCTAAGGTGTCCCTTCTGCCACACAAGGCTCAGGCACCTGGGAGAAGATTACGACCATCCGGCGGAAAGCTATTCGTGCAACGATTGTGGGCATAGGTTTATAGATCCGGAAGTGGTAGTGGACTGTTTCAACTGCAGAACCAGGTCTGAAACCGACGAGCTAGTAGTCAAAAACATATACGGTTTCAGGATAACCGATAAAGGAAGGACTTCTGCAAGGGTGGGAACTATGGAGGAAATATACAGCCTCTTCGACCACCTCAACTACATGACTCCTCAGCATTTCAGCAAACTCATAGATTGGCTTTTGGAGCTTCACAGAAGATATCCTGAGGACAATTTTTCCATAGTTGGAATTTACATAGCCAATCTCCCTGAGGTTTCCCTAAAAATTGGACGCGAAAAGACCTTGGCCCTGGCCAACGAAATAGCCAGAAGGCTGAGGCAACTAATCAGGGGAACGGACGTTTCCACCAGGACTTCCGTCAACAACCTGTGGCTCCTCTTGCCCAAGACGGACAAAAGGGGAGCAAAAATCCTCTCAGAAAGGATTAAAAACCTCGAGTCATTGATAGAAATAAATTATGAAGGAACATTAGAGTTCAGGGTAGCTTTGTTCTCTACACCCGACGATTTAATGGACGGAGATGACGCAGGGAGGATACTCAGCAGGCTGTCTGGAGTGCTAGGTAATGACTGA
- a CDS encoding glycosyl transferase family 2 (PFAM: Glycosyl transferase family 2~COGs: COG1215 Glycosyltransferase probably involved in cell wall biogenesis~InterPro IPR001173~KEGG: tai:Taci_0167 glycosyl transferase family 2~PFAM: glycosyl transferase family 2~SPTR: Glycosyl transferase family 2) translates to MTDFLSRVFDVFIVILGDPFSAKTWQVIFRFVPFVLFFEVPVYLMVLLGILKYGLIRMSEKYTQDRNYPFVSCIITCYNEKDGVKRTIQTLAEQLYPGPIQIIAVVDGAEKNKETYEAARSMEKAVSQMPKRSLLVLPKWKRGGRVSSLNSGLIFAKGEIVMALDGDTSFDNNMVERATRHFEDPDVVAVSGSLKVRNIRRSLVTRLQAIEYFFSIQASRTGLSAFNIINNISGAFGVFRKEMLKTVMGWGTGSAEDLDLTLRIKNYFGRHKNMKIVFDPEAVGLTDVPETFKDFFKQRLRWDGDLAYIYFRKHWMTFTPRLVGWRNFIALLWMGLLFQIVMPFAITGYLTYIVIAFPASFALGIMALVYLFYLTVTAFFFIIFVLVLSERPWQDMKLFPWIVFTPIFAMINRVHNAFSTLWEIFGAGHLDTSMAPWWVIRKRG, encoded by the coding sequence ATGACTGACTTTTTGTCTCGAGTATTTGATGTATTTATAGTTATCCTGGGAGATCCCTTCTCTGCCAAGACTTGGCAGGTCATATTCCGTTTTGTGCCTTTCGTGCTGTTCTTTGAAGTTCCGGTTTACCTCATGGTGCTTTTGGGCATCTTGAAGTACGGCCTTATAAGGATGAGCGAAAAATATACCCAGGACCGCAATTATCCATTCGTTTCCTGCATAATCACCTGCTACAACGAGAAGGACGGTGTAAAAAGGACCATTCAGACGCTGGCGGAGCAGCTCTACCCAGGACCTATCCAAATTATAGCCGTCGTAGACGGTGCTGAGAAAAACAAAGAAACCTACGAAGCCGCCAGGTCTATGGAAAAAGCAGTAAGCCAAATGCCTAAAAGAAGCTTACTGGTACTCCCCAAATGGAAGCGAGGCGGAAGGGTATCGTCTCTTAACTCGGGACTTATTTTTGCAAAAGGTGAAATAGTAATGGCATTGGATGGAGATACGTCCTTTGACAACAATATGGTGGAGAGGGCAACCAGGCACTTCGAAGATCCTGACGTGGTAGCAGTATCCGGCTCCTTGAAGGTCAGAAATATACGCAGAAGCCTTGTCACCCGACTTCAGGCCATAGAGTACTTCTTCTCCATCCAAGCCAGCAGAACAGGGCTAAGCGCCTTCAATATAATCAACAACATCTCTGGAGCATTCGGCGTCTTCAGAAAAGAAATGTTAAAGACGGTAATGGGCTGGGGAACAGGCAGCGCAGAAGATTTAGACTTGACGCTTAGAATAAAGAACTACTTTGGGCGGCACAAAAATATGAAGATAGTCTTCGACCCGGAGGCAGTGGGACTAACGGACGTGCCTGAGACCTTTAAGGATTTCTTCAAGCAGCGTTTGCGCTGGGATGGTGACCTGGCTTACATATACTTCAGAAAACACTGGATGACCTTCACTCCGAGATTGGTTGGATGGAGAAACTTCATTGCACTGCTGTGGATGGGGCTTCTTTTTCAGATAGTCATGCCCTTTGCCATAACAGGATACTTGACGTACATTGTGATAGCTTTCCCTGCATCCTTTGCCTTGGGGATAATGGCTTTGGTGTACTTGTTTTACCTTACCGTTACTGCGTTTTTCTTCATAATCTTCGTCTTGGTGCTGTCCGAAAGGCCCTGGCAGGATATGAAACTTTTCCCCTGGATAGTGTTTACTCCAATATTTGCAATGATCAACAGGGTTCACAATGCCTTCTCAACCCTCTGGGAAATATTCGGCGCAGGACACCTGGACACCTCCATGGCTCCCTGGTGGGTTATAAGGAAAAGGGGATGA
- a CDS encoding multidrug resistance efflux pump-like protein (COGs: COG1566 Multidrug resistance efflux pump~KEGG: tai:Taci_0165 multidrug resistance efflux pump-like protein~SPTR: Putative uncharacterized protein) has protein sequence MKVKFDSPKSKNPDAKDGLKVPYAPAKRVFPKWRWFLVVLIVCSPFLYFMFKIGSGLFFSISPGVLQMERVAVTSPRACVVESVSARQGEIAKAGDVLFTIKPTSQPERLQVLKAERDALLEYYPAPSDAPRLKELLSLAKQELEYRRKILKDTEELFEKGAATRAELNSAKSAFALAAANYIRLKDELAKSETAVDLQYEVRLKQLEAEIKALEMAEKPMDVTSPVNGIIAEIFVVPNQNLAQGDVLATVADRDSVTFVTYVEPEDLHFVSVGRPVSLRFPGGKVIKAKVKEMPTRAQTVPPELRDPFSENEVAVKVVLEPIEPVPANLLMEGMPFSTHWGFHFKFWK, from the coding sequence GTGAAAGTAAAATTTGACTCCCCAAAGAGCAAGAACCCAGACGCAAAGGACGGCTTAAAGGTGCCCTATGCGCCAGCCAAACGGGTCTTCCCCAAATGGCGGTGGTTTCTGGTGGTGCTTATAGTCTGCAGCCCCTTTTTGTACTTTATGTTCAAGATAGGAAGCGGTTTGTTCTTCTCCATTTCTCCTGGAGTGCTGCAGATGGAAAGGGTCGCCGTAACTTCCCCCAGAGCCTGCGTAGTAGAATCTGTATCGGCAAGACAGGGAGAAATAGCAAAAGCAGGGGATGTACTCTTTACTATAAAGCCCACATCTCAGCCAGAAAGGCTTCAGGTCCTTAAAGCGGAAAGGGACGCCCTGCTCGAATATTACCCTGCTCCCAGCGACGCACCAAGACTGAAGGAGCTTTTGTCCCTGGCAAAGCAAGAATTGGAATATCGCAGAAAGATCCTTAAAGACACAGAGGAACTATTCGAAAAGGGCGCTGCTACGAGGGCAGAGCTGAACTCGGCAAAAAGCGCCTTTGCCTTGGCAGCAGCAAACTATATAAGGCTGAAGGACGAATTGGCCAAATCAGAAACGGCTGTAGACCTGCAGTACGAGGTAAGGCTAAAGCAGCTGGAGGCTGAAATAAAGGCCCTTGAGATGGCAGAAAAACCCATGGATGTGACCTCTCCTGTTAACGGCATAATCGCAGAAATCTTCGTGGTACCCAACCAAAACCTGGCCCAAGGCGACGTACTTGCTACAGTGGCTGACAGGGATTCGGTAACCTTTGTGACGTACGTCGAGCCGGAAGACCTACATTTCGTATCCGTCGGAAGGCCTGTAAGTCTAAGATTCCCAGGAGGAAAGGTAATAAAAGCCAAGGTAAAGGAGATGCCGACCAGAGCCCAAACTGTACCTCCCGAACTTAGGGATCCCTTCAGCGAGAACGAGGTGGCAGTAAAGGTTGTCCTGGAACCGATTGAGCCAGTACCGGCAAACTTGCTGATGGAAGGAATGCCCTTCTCCACTCACTGGGGATTCCACTTTAAATTCTGGAAGTAA
- a CDS encoding transposase IS116/IS110/IS902 family protein (PFAM: Transposase IS116/IS110/IS902 family~InterPro IPR003346~KEGG: ots:OTBS_0082 transposase and inactivated derivative~PFAM: transposase IS116/IS110/IS902 family protein~SPTR: Putative transposase): MNNCIGIDVGKQELVVFDGKNHRIFPNDEHLSQLHNYIKSRGKDVKIIFEPTSTYSRRLEELCITNSIPFKKVNPSIVPNLRRVENIRSKTDKSDSQLLFLYGSREDVVESAPKDNWPKSVISILNLYQIFQRNRIALQGSLDALIREPYMLEDSCNLIKEEIRRHKAMEEKMLKDAEGLVIENGREDMLQFLKSIPGIGIVTALYLLVFFFKFPDANRKQITALAGLDPIQHQSGSSVHGKPRISKQGSSLIRKILYQATLSAARYNPYIRKHYENLKKSGKPDKLARTAAARKLLLLAFSIFKYKRPFTLEYEPVN, translated from the coding sequence ATGAATAACTGTATAGGTATTGACGTAGGAAAGCAAGAGTTAGTTGTATTTGACGGTAAGAATCATAGAATATTCCCTAATGACGAACACCTATCGCAACTGCACAACTACATAAAATCTAGGGGTAAAGATGTAAAAATAATATTTGAACCTACCAGCACATATTCAAGACGGTTAGAAGAACTGTGCATAACGAACAGCATTCCCTTCAAAAAGGTCAACCCTAGCATCGTCCCAAACCTCAGGCGTGTAGAGAATATCCGTTCAAAGACAGACAAAAGCGATTCGCAATTGCTCTTTCTATACGGCAGCAGAGAGGATGTTGTAGAGAGTGCTCCCAAAGACAACTGGCCTAAAAGCGTAATATCAATACTAAACCTATACCAAATATTTCAGCGTAATCGCATAGCCCTTCAAGGTAGCTTGGACGCCCTGATACGAGAACCCTATATGCTTGAAGATTCCTGCAACCTCATAAAAGAAGAGATCCGCCGCCACAAGGCCATGGAAGAAAAAATGCTAAAGGACGCCGAGGGTTTAGTAATCGAAAATGGAAGGGAAGATATGCTGCAGTTTCTAAAATCAATTCCTGGAATCGGAATAGTTACGGCTCTGTATCTCCTAGTCTTTTTCTTTAAATTCCCTGATGCAAACAGAAAACAGATAACTGCCCTTGCAGGGCTAGATCCCATTCAGCATCAGTCTGGAAGCTCTGTACACGGAAAACCTCGCATCAGCAAGCAAGGAAGCTCTCTTATAAGAAAAATCCTCTACCAGGCTACCCTATCTGCTGCAAGGTATAACCCTTATATACGAAAACATTATGAGAACCTAAAAAAATCAGGGAAACCAGACAAATTAGCTAGAACTGCCGCAGCCAGAAAACTCTTACTCTTGGCTTTCTCTATATTTAAATACAAGCGACCCTTTACTCTGGAATATGAACCTGTAAACTAA
- a CDS encoding phosphomethylpyrimidine kinase (PFAM: Phosphomethylpyrimidine kinase~TIGRFAM: phosphomethylpyrimidine kinase~COGs: COG0351 Hydroxymethylpyrimidine/phosphomethylpyrimidine kinase~InterPro IPR004399: IPR013749~KEGG: aco:Amico_0255 phosphomethylpyrimidine kinase~PFAM: Phosphomethylpyrimidine kinase type-1~SPTR: Phosphomethylpyrimidine kinase;~TIGRFAM: phosphomethylpyrimidine kinase) codes for MANLNHTGYRGIALTVAGSDSGGGAGIQADLKTFAALRVFGTSVITAVTAQNSLGVRHVEVLSPESIKEQLRAVLSDFPVGAMKTGMLASSEVIEALCEVLSEFAPQKIVVDPVMISQTGHALIDQSAISTLKEKLFKHALLVTPNLPEAEKLVEFPIEDEKSAQKAASAIAQMGAKAVLIKGGHRESQTLQDLLFIGERVRVFTHPRIPTENTHGTGCTLSAAITAELASGCPLEEAVERGITYLQMALRRSFRPGKGPGPVGHFVVPSWVGEADD; via the coding sequence GTGGCGAACTTAAACCATACAGGCTACAGAGGCATAGCTTTGACCGTAGCGGGAAGCGATTCGGGAGGAGGGGCAGGCATACAGGCCGACTTGAAGACCTTTGCCGCCCTAAGAGTCTTCGGCACCAGCGTGATAACGGCCGTAACGGCCCAAAACAGCCTGGGAGTAAGGCACGTGGAGGTCCTTTCCCCTGAGAGCATAAAAGAACAACTAAGGGCAGTTCTATCTGATTTTCCCGTGGGCGCCATGAAAACGGGCATGCTGGCATCTTCGGAGGTAATAGAAGCCCTTTGCGAGGTCTTGTCTGAATTTGCTCCGCAAAAGATAGTAGTCGATCCAGTCATGATATCTCAAACGGGACATGCTTTAATAGACCAATCAGCCATCTCCACCCTTAAGGAAAAACTTTTCAAACATGCTCTGCTGGTCACGCCAAACCTTCCGGAGGCCGAAAAATTAGTGGAATTTCCCATAGAGGATGAGAAATCAGCCCAAAAGGCCGCCTCCGCTATAGCTCAAATGGGGGCCAAGGCTGTGCTGATCAAAGGAGGGCACAGAGAGTCTCAAACGCTGCAGGACCTACTGTTCATAGGCGAAAGAGTCAGGGTTTTCACCCACCCACGGATTCCCACGGAGAACACCCACGGAACAGGATGCACTCTGAGCGCTGCGATAACTGCTGAACTGGCTTCGGGTTGCCCCCTGGAAGAAGCAGTGGAAAGGGGCATTACATACCTTCAGATGGCCCTAAGGCGGTCCTTCAGGCCTGGAAAAGGACCGGGCCCAGTAGGACACTTCGTCGTACCATCATGGGTAGGTGAGGCAGATGACTGA